In Ilumatobacter fluminis, the following proteins share a genomic window:
- a CDS encoding ABC transporter substrate-binding protein, whose amino-acid sequence MSLIAAACGDDDDDEPVEDSTPEAEEPAEEPSEEETTDTTEAMDEDMDEGDMDEETTDTTEAMDEEPAEEGDGEAAAGCDSDGVLTIGTILPVTGDLAFLGPPEIAGADLAVEDINAAGGVLGADVILEQGDSGDTTTDTANLEVDRLLAAGSDAIMGAASSAVSKTVIDKITGSCTIQFSPANTSPDFTTYDDNGLYFRTAPSDLLQGRVLANVVLEDGAETASVLYRQESYGIGLAEAFQENFTANGGVIDEFLAYAVDTESFDAEVDALVEAGSDAIIVIGFAESASILTTMNERGIGPADVAVYGTDGNIGGIGAELADPSIIAGMRGTEPSVDLTTITEFTDRLDAAGDMGGVYAYGAETYDSIIITALAAAVAGSDDPSAIAAEINGVTKDGEKCTTFADCIALVDAGTDIDYDGLGGPYEFVDAGEPAAASFRIATYDGADTPNSELDEYVFAS is encoded by the coding sequence ATGTCTCTCATCGCAGCAGCGTGTGGCGATGACGACGACGACGAGCCGGTCGAAGACAGCACCCCGGAGGCCGAAGAGCCCGCCGAGGAGCCGTCGGAAGAAGAGACCACCGACACCACCGAAGCCATGGACGAAGACATGGACGAGGGGGACATGGACGAAGAGACCACCGACACCACCGAGGCCATGGACGAAGAGCCGGCCGAGGAGGGTGACGGTGAGGCTGCTGCCGGCTGTGACTCCGACGGTGTGCTCACCATCGGCACGATCCTCCCGGTGACGGGCGACCTCGCGTTCCTCGGACCCCCCGAGATCGCCGGCGCCGATCTCGCCGTCGAGGACATCAACGCCGCTGGCGGCGTGCTGGGTGCCGACGTCATCCTCGAGCAGGGTGACTCCGGTGACACCACGACCGACACCGCGAACCTCGAAGTCGACCGCCTCCTGGCTGCCGGCTCCGACGCCATCATGGGCGCGGCCTCCTCGGCCGTGTCGAAGACCGTGATCGACAAGATCACCGGTTCCTGCACCATCCAGTTCAGCCCGGCGAACACCTCGCCTGACTTCACGACCTACGACGACAACGGTCTGTACTTCCGTACGGCTCCGTCCGACCTGCTCCAGGGTCGCGTCCTCGCCAACGTCGTGCTCGAAGACGGCGCCGAGACGGCGTCGGTCCTCTACCGTCAGGAGAGCTACGGCATCGGTCTGGCCGAGGCGTTCCAGGAGAACTTCACCGCCAACGGCGGCGTCATCGACGAGTTCCTGGCCTACGCGGTCGACACCGAGAGCTTCGACGCCGAAGTCGACGCCCTCGTCGAGGCCGGCAGTGATGCGATCATCGTCATCGGCTTCGCCGAGTCGGCGAGCATCCTGACCACGATGAACGAGCGTGGCATCGGCCCGGCCGACGTCGCGGTCTACGGCACGGACGGCAACATCGGTGGTATCGGCGCCGAGCTCGCCGACCCGTCGATCATCGCCGGCATGCGTGGCACGGAGCCGTCGGTCGACCTGACGACGATCACCGAGTTCACCGACCGCCTCGATGCGGCCGGCGACATGGGTGGCGTCTACGCATACGGTGCGGAGACCTACGACTCGATCATCATCACGGCGCTCGCTGCTGCGGTCGCCGGCTCCGATGATCCGTCGGCCATCGCTGCCGAGATCAACGGCGTCACCAAGGACGGCGAGAAGTGCACGACCTTCGCGGACTGCATCGCTCTCGTCGACGCCGGTACCGACATCGACTACGACGGTCTGGGTGGCCCGTACGAGTTCGTCGACGCCGGTGAGCCGGCTGCGGCCAGCTTCCGTATCGCCACCTACGACGGTGCCGACACCCCGAACAGCGAGCTCGACGAGTACGTCTTCGCCAGCTGA
- a CDS encoding ABC transporter ATP-binding protein → MSDEFLIHVDNVRAGYVPGVDILNECSLELRQGELIGIIGPNGAGKSTLLKALFGLLSVREGQVLYKGEDISDAPAHELVEKGIGYVPQRDNVFPSLTVQENLEMGVFLRPSIFKERLDFATEIFPRLAERLGQRAGSLSGGERQMLAMGRALMMDPEVILLDEPSAGLSPDLQDQVFLRTREINKAGVSVVMVEQNARRCLQICDRGYVLDQGTNAYSDTGRNLLHDPKVIELYLGTLARVD, encoded by the coding sequence ATGAGCGACGAATTCCTGATCCACGTCGACAACGTCCGCGCCGGTTACGTGCCGGGTGTCGACATCCTCAACGAGTGCTCGCTCGAACTCCGCCAGGGCGAGCTGATCGGCATCATCGGCCCGAACGGCGCCGGCAAGTCGACCCTCCTCAAGGCACTGTTCGGCCTGCTGTCCGTTCGCGAGGGCCAGGTGCTCTACAAGGGCGAGGACATCTCCGACGCCCCGGCGCACGAACTGGTCGAGAAGGGCATCGGCTACGTACCCCAGCGCGACAACGTGTTCCCGTCGCTGACGGTGCAGGAGAACCTCGAGATGGGTGTCTTCCTGCGACCCTCGATCTTCAAGGAACGGCTCGACTTCGCCACCGAGATCTTCCCGCGCCTCGCCGAACGCCTCGGCCAGCGCGCCGGGTCGCTGTCGGGCGGCGAACGCCAGATGCTGGCGATGGGTCGCGCGCTGATGATGGACCCCGAGGTCATCTTGCTCGACGAACCGTCCGCCGGCCTCTCCCCCGACCTCCAGGACCAGGTGTTCCTCCGGACCCGCGAGATCAACAAGGCCGGCGTGTCGGTCGTCATGGTCGAACAGAACGCACGGCGATGCCTGCAGATCTGCGACCGCGGCTACGTGCTCGACCAGGGCACCAACGCCTACAGCGACACGGGTCGCAACCTCCTGCACGACCCGAAGGTGATCGAGCTCTACCTCGGCACCCTCGCCCGAGTCGACTGA
- a CDS encoding ABC transporter ATP-binding protein, translating into MTDEQRPGIEFGKTAGGGGAAGAIHDHVNPVAGVFDDVEPVPGSKKPDPILIADHVTKTFGGLTAVDVEHLEIQRGGITALIGPNGAGKTTFFNLLTGFDKPNTGHVVLDGQSIDGVAPHKLANRGMVRTFQLTKALSRMTVIDNMKLGAVNQTGEHFWRALLPIWKRQEQEIEGRGDALLDRFNLTHMRDEFAGTMSGGQRKLVEMARALMTDPKLVMLDEPMAGVNPALTQSLLGHVKGLRAEGRTVIFVEHDMDVVHDISDWVVVMAEGAIIAEGTPDDIAANPDVIDAYLGSHHDSDFESWSDDEIAQAESADDTPAGEEGSP; encoded by the coding sequence ATGACCGATGAACAGCGCCCCGGGATCGAATTCGGCAAGACCGCCGGTGGCGGCGGTGCCGCTGGAGCGATCCACGATCACGTGAATCCGGTGGCCGGCGTCTTCGACGACGTCGAGCCCGTACCGGGTTCGAAGAAGCCGGACCCGATCCTGATCGCCGACCACGTCACCAAGACGTTCGGCGGCCTGACCGCCGTCGACGTCGAGCACCTCGAGATCCAGCGTGGTGGCATCACCGCGCTGATCGGACCGAACGGTGCCGGCAAGACGACGTTCTTCAACCTGCTCACCGGCTTCGACAAGCCGAACACCGGTCACGTCGTCCTCGACGGTCAGTCGATCGACGGTGTGGCACCGCACAAGCTCGCGAACCGTGGCATGGTGCGCACGTTCCAGCTCACCAAGGCGCTGTCGCGCATGACCGTCATCGACAACATGAAGCTCGGTGCCGTCAACCAGACCGGCGAGCACTTCTGGCGGGCACTGCTGCCGATCTGGAAGCGTCAGGAGCAGGAGATCGAGGGACGTGGCGACGCCCTCCTCGATCGCTTCAACCTCACCCACATGCGCGACGAGTTCGCCGGCACCATGTCGGGCGGCCAACGCAAGCTCGTCGAAATGGCCCGAGCACTGATGACCGACCCGAAGCTGGTGATGCTCGACGAGCCGATGGCAGGCGTCAACCCGGCCCTCACGCAGTCGCTGCTCGGCCACGTCAAGGGGCTCCGCGCCGAGGGGCGCACGGTCATCTTCGTCGAACACGACATGGACGTCGTCCACGACATCTCCGACTGGGTCGTCGTCATGGCCGAGGGAGCGATCATCGCAGAGGGGACGCCGGACGACATCGCTGCGAACCCCGACGTGATCGACGCCTACCTCGGTTCGCACCACGACTCCGACTTCGAGAGCTGGAGCGACGACGAGATCGCTCAGGCCGAGTCGGCCGACGACACGCCCGCCGGCGAGGAGGGTTCCCCATGA
- a CDS encoding branched-chain amino acid ABC transporter permease, which produces MDWGFILERTFSTMFGVEVMVFALAAVGLNVHFGYTGLLNFGQVGFMAAGAYGLGVTIHYFEWSFMVGVAFGIVYSLILAAILGLPTLRLRGDYLAIVTIAASESIRLFVRWRRMKEFTGASEGLGEFADPFYETSLNPFDVGVRYDFGPFSYLGRDLWVLTVGWIVLILTVLFVKRLMSSPWGRALKAIREDEDAARALGKNAYWFKLQSLMLGGVIGGMAGMLQVIQKGSIQADTFNPVITFTIWAILILGGPGRTWSPVIGSMIYWTLIAFLETTLRELPDGASNALEDTIELSDFNISQVRFIMVGLGLILLARYRPQGIFGSREEMALDDR; this is translated from the coding sequence ATGGATTGGGGATTCATTCTCGAACGCACCTTCTCGACGATGTTCGGCGTCGAGGTCATGGTGTTCGCGCTCGCCGCCGTCGGACTCAACGTCCACTTCGGCTACACGGGCCTGCTCAACTTCGGCCAGGTCGGCTTCATGGCCGCCGGCGCCTACGGACTCGGCGTCACCATCCACTACTTCGAGTGGAGCTTCATGGTGGGTGTCGCCTTCGGCATCGTCTACTCGCTGATCCTCGCCGCGATCCTCGGTCTGCCGACGCTGCGCCTCAGAGGCGACTATCTGGCGATCGTGACCATCGCAGCGTCCGAATCGATCCGGCTCTTCGTGCGCTGGCGCCGCATGAAGGAGTTCACCGGGGCCTCCGAGGGACTCGGCGAGTTCGCCGACCCGTTCTACGAGACCTCGCTCAATCCGTTCGACGTCGGCGTCCGATACGACTTCGGGCCGTTCAGCTACCTCGGCCGAGACCTGTGGGTCCTCACGGTCGGCTGGATCGTCCTGATCCTGACCGTGCTGTTCGTGAAGCGCCTGATGTCGTCCCCGTGGGGTCGAGCACTCAAGGCCATCCGTGAAGACGAGGACGCCGCCCGTGCGCTCGGCAAGAACGCCTACTGGTTCAAGCTCCAATCGCTGATGCTCGGCGGCGTCATCGGCGGCATGGCCGGCATGCTGCAGGTCATCCAGAAGGGTTCGATCCAGGCCGACACGTTCAACCCGGTCATCACCTTCACCATCTGGGCGATCCTGATCCTCGGCGGCCCCGGCCGCACCTGGTCGCCCGTCATCGGCTCGATGATCTACTGGACGCTGATCGCCTTCCTCGAGACCACGCTGCGCGAACTGCCCGACGGTGCGTCGAACGCACTCGAGGACACGATCGAGCTCAGCGACTTCAACATCAGCCAGGTGCGCTTCATCATGGTCGGTCTCGGCCTGATCCTGCTGGCCAGGTACCGACCACAAGGCATCTTCGGCTCACGAGAGGAGATGGCGCTCGATGACCGATGA
- a CDS encoding branched-chain amino acid ABC transporter permease, giving the protein MYSGRTILKGLLAIMTAALTLLGLASPTLAQDSGPAIFGSLDYEDPELEEDIPAAGVVLTVSGADGFEATGTTDDAGEFRVEVPADGAYSVELDIETLPDGVSLRNPDNNPLETEVNDGRDRRVLFPLVLGEGGDDGGSSTFSGRRIAQLTAEGLKQGLYLAMAAIGLSLIFGTTGLTNFAHAELVTWGMLTTYFFNFYGLAGVIGFLAPLPPPFGGGVNLVFAAVLGMICGGALGWFINRTMFRPARRAGVSLIAQMVMTIGLSILLRYFMLYIFRGGPRSFGDFAAQRAKSIGPIELTAKDMIAMGLSVVILLGVGLYLQMTRMGKAMRAVADNRELAESTGIDVEKVISQVWVWGAALAALSGVFFGLDQVKWDFGFRILLLVFAAVVLGGLGSAYGALLGSLIVGLVINLSTLFIDAEVKNMVALVILAVALMVRPQGLLGRAERIG; this is encoded by the coding sequence ATGTATTCGGGGAGGACCATTCTGAAGGGCCTGCTGGCGATCATGACAGCAGCGCTCACACTCCTCGGCCTCGCATCACCCACACTCGCCCAGGACTCCGGACCTGCGATCTTCGGCTCCCTCGACTACGAGGACCCAGAGCTCGAGGAAGACATCCCGGCAGCCGGGGTCGTGTTGACCGTGAGCGGCGCCGACGGGTTCGAGGCCACGGGGACGACCGACGACGCGGGTGAGTTCCGTGTCGAGGTACCCGCCGACGGCGCTTACAGCGTCGAACTCGACATCGAGACGCTGCCCGACGGGGTGAGCCTCCGCAACCCCGACAACAACCCGCTCGAGACCGAGGTCAACGACGGCCGCGACCGCCGGGTGCTCTTCCCGCTCGTCCTCGGGGAAGGCGGCGACGACGGCGGCAGCTCCACGTTCAGTGGCCGCCGCATCGCCCAGCTCACCGCCGAGGGACTCAAGCAGGGGCTGTACCTGGCGATGGCGGCGATCGGACTCTCGCTCATCTTCGGCACGACCGGCCTCACGAACTTCGCCCACGCCGAGCTCGTCACATGGGGCATGCTGACGACCTACTTCTTCAACTTCTACGGGTTGGCCGGCGTGATCGGCTTCCTCGCCCCACTGCCACCACCGTTCGGTGGCGGCGTCAATCTCGTGTTCGCCGCAGTACTCGGCATGATCTGCGGCGGTGCGCTCGGCTGGTTCATCAACCGCACGATGTTCCGACCCGCCCGCAGGGCCGGAGTCAGCCTCATCGCCCAGATGGTGATGACGATCGGCTTGTCGATCCTCCTGCGCTACTTCATGCTCTACATCTTCCGGGGCGGCCCCCGATCGTTCGGCGACTTCGCCGCCCAGCGTGCGAAGTCGATCGGCCCGATCGAGCTCACCGCGAAGGACATGATCGCCATGGGCTTGTCCGTGGTCATCCTCCTCGGCGTCGGGCTCTACCTGCAGATGACCCGGATGGGCAAGGCGATGCGAGCCGTCGCCGACAACCGCGAACTCGCCGAGTCGACCGGCATCGACGTCGAGAAGGTCATCAGCCAGGTCTGGGTGTGGGGTGCCGCACTCGCTGCCCTGTCGGGTGTGTTCTTCGGCCTCGACCAGGTCAAGTGGGACTTCGGCTTCCGCATCCTGCTGCTCGTCTTCGCCGCCGTCGTACTCGGCGGTCTCGGCTCGGCCTACGGGGCGTTGCTCGGGTCACTCATCGTCGGCCTCGTCATCAACCTGTCGACGCTGTTCATCGACGCGGAGGTGAAGAACATGGTCGCCCTCGTGATCCTCGCCGTGGCGCTCATGGTCCGACCACAAGGTCTGCTCGGTCGAGCGGAGAGGATCGGATAG
- a CDS encoding PaaX family transcriptional regulator C-terminal domain-containing protein, producing MRPLNARSIALSTLLGTHPPSLPASSLVAFGELFGINGGTMRTALSRLVASGDVELDDGRYALAARLRARQAAQDSGRRVADTAWDGRWHTAIATVDHRDLAERRLVRGVMDNHRFAELRPTVWMRPANLPAPELGSDWIVVTAEPDGTPPQLLADRLWALDELATLAGDLLTRLAETERALRTDDPNEIPPAFTLAAEALRFLRNEPLLPPALTPADWPVDRLRDDYERFETRLQAMMAPFLRGQTTSR from the coding sequence ATGCGACCGCTGAACGCACGATCGATCGCCCTGTCGACGCTGCTCGGCACCCACCCGCCGTCGTTGCCGGCGAGCTCCCTCGTCGCATTCGGCGAGCTCTTCGGCATCAACGGGGGAACGATGCGGACGGCGCTGTCGCGGCTCGTCGCGTCCGGCGACGTTGAACTCGACGACGGCCGCTACGCCTTGGCAGCCCGTCTCCGGGCCCGCCAGGCCGCGCAGGACTCGGGGCGCCGTGTCGCCGACACGGCATGGGACGGCCGATGGCACACGGCGATCGCCACGGTCGACCACCGCGACCTGGCCGAGCGACGCCTCGTCCGCGGCGTCATGGACAACCACCGCTTTGCCGAGCTCCGCCCGACGGTCTGGATGCGGCCGGCGAACCTCCCGGCCCCCGAACTGGGTTCGGATTGGATCGTCGTCACGGCCGAGCCGGACGGCACGCCCCCACAGCTGCTCGCGGACCGCCTCTGGGCCCTCGATGAACTCGCCACCCTCGCCGGCGATCTCCTCACACGACTCGCCGAGACCGAACGGGCGCTCCGCACGGACGATCCGAACGAGATCCCGCCGGCGTTCACGTTGGCTGCCGAGGCCCTCCGCTTCCTCAGGAACGAACCGCTGTTGCCGCCGGCGCTGACCCCCGCCGACTGGCCCGTCGACCGCCTACGAGACGACTACGAGCGGTTCGAAACGCGGCTGCAAGCGATGATGGCCCCGTTCCTCCGCGGCCAGACGACCAGCCGGTGA
- a CDS encoding fatty acid desaturase family protein, translating to MSATAVPRTVPPTMVPPAEALPDVLPNDRFNARGMPVRELRDDLRRIPNARNAVAVVMTLLQSYGVVIAAAVINTWWGYVIAFFLMARGHVCLNILGHEAAHRLLFSNRRLNDGVGRFMSYSSYTAMLAYRRAHFAHHRDEMGPDEPDLSLYAGYPIPKDSWHRKLRRDLTGVSAYKNLKVLFSAARHGKSEALMIVGLHAGLIALAIAFQRPWAYVVWLASWSTLWKFSNRLRAIAEHGGMKRSRDRRETTHIIRQSLLARYWMVPYHTGWHLAHHADMGVPWTNLPRLHDELVATGWITPELEYPSYRAFWKACSSGQAGAKSEQATGTSFLAFDD from the coding sequence ATGAGCGCAACCGCCGTCCCGCGCACCGTTCCGCCCACGATGGTGCCGCCCGCCGAGGCGCTGCCCGACGTGCTGCCGAACGACCGCTTCAACGCCCGAGGGATGCCGGTGCGCGAGCTGCGCGACGACCTGCGACGCATCCCGAACGCACGCAACGCCGTCGCCGTCGTGATGACGCTGCTCCAGTCGTACGGCGTCGTGATCGCCGCTGCGGTGATCAACACGTGGTGGGGGTACGTGATCGCGTTCTTCCTCATGGCACGCGGCCATGTGTGCCTCAACATCCTCGGTCACGAGGCAGCGCACCGACTCCTGTTCAGCAACCGTCGACTGAACGACGGTGTCGGACGCTTCATGTCGTACTCGTCGTACACAGCGATGCTGGCCTACCGCCGAGCCCACTTCGCCCACCACCGCGACGAGATGGGCCCCGACGAACCCGACCTGTCGCTGTACGCGGGCTATCCGATCCCGAAGGACTCGTGGCACCGCAAGCTGCGCCGCGACCTCACCGGCGTCAGCGCGTACAAGAACCTGAAGGTGCTGTTCTCGGCCGCTCGCCACGGCAAGTCCGAGGCGCTGATGATCGTCGGTCTCCACGCCGGCCTCATCGCGCTCGCGATCGCGTTCCAGCGCCCGTGGGCGTACGTGGTGTGGTTGGCGTCGTGGTCGACGCTGTGGAAGTTCTCGAACCGACTGAGGGCGATCGCCGAACACGGCGGCATGAAGCGTTCACGAGACCGTCGGGAGACGACCCACATCATCCGGCAATCGCTCCTCGCCCGGTACTGGATGGTGCCGTACCACACGGGTTGGCACCTGGCGCACCACGCCGACATGGGCGTGCCGTGGACGAACCTGCCCCGCCTCCACGACGAGTTGGTCGCGACCGGCTGGATCACGCCCGAACTCGAGTACCCGAGCTACCGGGCGTTCTGGAAGGCGTGCTCGTCGGGTCAGGCCGGTGCGAAGAGCGAGCAGGCGACCGGCACGAGCTTCCTCGCCTTCGACGACTGA
- a CDS encoding HAD hydrolase-like protein, whose translation MSRTHVLLDLDGTLSHSEPGILRSLQWAFEQEGFPVPTEAEVRSVIGPPLEIGLPSIGVPDDALERVINTYRSRYETTGAFENTLYDGILEMLDSMSAQGLSLSIATAKPEKTAHPILDYFDIAHRFEVRAGATMTSERRTKAQVIAYALDGLGIYGHPDLEEMVIMVGDRDHDVVGAMHHGIPCIGVTWGYGSIEELLGSGAVALADTPAEVAELVAQPYRLRSS comes from the coding sequence ATGTCACGCACCCACGTCCTGCTCGACCTCGACGGCACCCTGTCGCACTCCGAGCCGGGCATCCTCCGTTCGCTCCAGTGGGCCTTCGAACAGGAGGGGTTCCCCGTCCCGACCGAGGCCGAGGTCCGTTCCGTGATCGGTCCGCCGCTCGAGATCGGCCTCCCGTCGATCGGCGTGCCCGACGACGCCCTCGAACGGGTCATCAACACGTACCGAAGCCGCTACGAGACGACCGGCGCCTTCGAGAACACGCTGTACGACGGCATTCTCGAGATGCTCGACTCGATGTCCGCGCAAGGCCTGTCACTGTCGATCGCCACCGCCAAGCCGGAGAAGACCGCCCATCCGATCCTCGACTACTTCGACATCGCGCACCGGTTCGAGGTCAGGGCCGGTGCCACGATGACCTCGGAGCGCCGCACGAAAGCCCAGGTCATCGCGTACGCGCTCGACGGTCTCGGGATCTACGGCCATCCGGATCTGGAAGAGATGGTCATCATGGTCGGCGACCGCGACCACGATGTCGTCGGCGCGATGCACCACGGGATCCCCTGCATCGGCGTCACCTGGGGCTACGGCTCGATCGAGGAACTGCTCGGATCGGGCGCCGTCGCCCTGGCCGACACCCCCGCGGAAGTTGCAGAGCTCGTCGCACAGCCGTACCGTTTGCGGAGCTCATGA
- a CDS encoding potassium channel family protein: MKTTIGRLRIAIAMVVTIFVVGTIGYVILGLALLDAMYMTITTITTVGYREITGPDVTVPEKIFTMILIVVGVSTVLYTFTLTIQSVVEGQLREFVGRRRMDKKISQMHDHVIVCGWGRVGKAVATDLHHSGREVVVVDVDENRLRGIALPTVAGDATEDSVLRAAGIERAFGLIAALDGDAENLFVTLSSRAARPDLFIVARARQDESVAKLQRAGADRVVNPQELGAARMASFVVQPNVAEFIDITMHERSMDFRMQELEISEHSSLAGVTLREANLRQRAGVLVLALRGDDGTFNTNPDPDTVLHARNVIIAVGTVDALEKLDEVST, encoded by the coding sequence ATGAAGACCACGATCGGACGGCTGCGCATCGCCATCGCGATGGTCGTGACGATCTTCGTCGTCGGCACGATCGGCTACGTCATCCTCGGGCTCGCCCTGCTCGATGCGATGTACATGACGATCACGACGATCACGACCGTCGGGTATCGCGAGATCACCGGCCCCGACGTCACGGTGCCCGAGAAGATCTTCACGATGATCCTCATCGTGGTCGGGGTGAGCACGGTGCTCTACACCTTCACGCTCACGATCCAGTCGGTCGTCGAGGGTCAGCTGCGCGAGTTCGTCGGGAGGAGACGGATGGACAAGAAGATCTCCCAGATGCACGATCACGTCATCGTGTGCGGCTGGGGACGCGTCGGCAAGGCGGTCGCGACCGACCTCCACCACTCCGGCCGCGAGGTCGTCGTGGTCGACGTCGACGAGAACCGGCTCCGCGGCATCGCGCTGCCGACCGTCGCCGGCGACGCCACGGAGGACAGCGTCCTGCGGGCGGCCGGGATCGAGCGGGCGTTCGGGCTGATCGCCGCACTCGACGGCGACGCAGAGAACCTGTTCGTCACCCTGTCGAGCCGGGCGGCGCGACCCGACCTGTTCATCGTCGCCCGGGCGCGTCAGGACGAGAGCGTCGCCAAGCTGCAGCGCGCCGGCGCCGACCGGGTCGTGAACCCGCAGGAGCTCGGCGCCGCCCGCATGGCCTCGTTCGTCGTCCAGCCGAACGTCGCCGAGTTCATCGACATCACGATGCACGAGCGGTCGATGGACTTCCGGATGCAGGAGCTCGAGATCTCCGAGCACTCTTCGTTGGCCGGCGTCACGCTGCGGGAGGCGAACCTGCGGCAACGGGCTGGTGTCCTGGTCCTCGCTCTCCGCGGCGACGACGGGACGTTCAACACGAACCCGGATCCCGATACGGTGCTGCACGCCCGCAACGTGATCATCGCGGTCGGCACCGTCGACGCCCTCGAGAAGCTCGACGAGGTCAGCACGTGA
- a CDS encoding NUDIX hydrolase produces the protein MPDTPPDEAGRWIDRGDTELYDCPWLRLVTTDVELPDGTRIDHHVVRLPHPAAGTIMVRDGAVLLLWRHRFITDTWGYELPAGAVDQGESPDDAARREAVEESGWRPRTVERICSFHPANGVLDQVFHIYVSHDAEHIGPPSDVNEAARIEWVPVEQVRHHILSGGITDGLSFGGLSFAFTAGIL, from the coding sequence GTGCCCGACACACCGCCCGACGAGGCGGGTCGCTGGATCGACCGTGGCGACACCGAGCTGTACGACTGTCCGTGGCTCCGACTCGTCACGACCGACGTCGAACTGCCGGACGGGACGCGGATCGACCATCACGTCGTGCGCCTGCCGCATCCGGCCGCCGGCACGATCATGGTGCGCGACGGCGCGGTGCTGCTGCTGTGGCGACACCGCTTCATCACCGACACCTGGGGGTACGAGCTTCCGGCCGGCGCGGTCGACCAGGGCGAATCGCCCGACGACGCTGCTCGCCGCGAAGCGGTCGAAGAGTCGGGGTGGCGACCCCGGACGGTCGAGCGGATCTGCTCGTTCCATCCGGCGAACGGCGTGCTCGACCAGGTGTTCCACATCTACGTGAGCCACGACGCCGAACACATCGGTCCGCCGAGCGACGTCAACGAGGCCGCACGCATCGAGTGGGTGCCGGTCGAACAGGTCCGGCACCACATCCTGAGCGGCGGCATCACCGACGGCCTGAGCTTCGGCGGTCTGAGCTTCGCCTTCACGGCCGGCATCCTCTGA
- a CDS encoding septum formation initiator family protein, translated as MPDQRTTLDKPARPAADAGRSRLGDVTRPVVRDRRVLVGPRSSTVLLALVALGIAGALAYALFGIPFRTLFEQDERIAERTEQVDELEAVVADLRSEVDRLNTEDGIREAAREELGYVETGEIRESILDYPDLPTDLPNGWPYSVVNEITTVRRGGLPAPSGAVAPAPTTVAPTDDG; from the coding sequence GTGCCCGATCAACGAACGACGCTCGACAAGCCGGCGCGCCCGGCGGCCGATGCCGGTCGTTCGCGCCTCGGCGACGTCACCCGGCCGGTGGTCCGCGACCGTCGGGTGCTGGTGGGCCCGCGCAGCAGCACGGTGCTCCTCGCCCTCGTGGCACTCGGCATCGCCGGCGCGCTCGCGTACGCCCTGTTCGGCATCCCGTTCCGCACCCTCTTCGAACAGGACGAGCGGATCGCCGAACGGACCGAACAGGTCGACGAACTCGAGGCGGTCGTCGCCGATCTCCGCAGCGAGGTCGACCGCCTCAACACCGAGGACGGCATCCGCGAGGCGGCACGTGAAGAACTCGGCTACGTCGAGACCGGCGAGATCCGCGAGTCGATCCTCGACTACCCCGATCTGCCCACCGACCTGCCGAACGGTTGGCCGTACAGCGTCGTGAACGAGATCACGACCGTCCGCCGAGGCGGGCTCCCGGCGCCGAGCGGCGCCGTCGCACCGGCTCCCACCACCGTCGCCCCCACCGACGACGGCTGA